DNA sequence from the Labrus bergylta chromosome 13, fLabBer1.1, whole genome shotgun sequence genome:
TTTAAAAGgtgttttcaggtgttttttgaAGCAGCCTGAATTGAtgaccgccccccccccctcctcctgtgcAGGAAAATGCAAATTTTCATGATGTCATCAATTATTATACTGATATTTATTAATCACTGAAGTTTATCAGAATCATCAGTAGAATAAAGATTCAGGCTGTATGTCCAACAGCCAGCACTTATAGAGATCCAtacctttaaaggttttatatgtgatttttttgatccagcagatgtcgcccttgagcaccagcatgaaaccaaaacaactctcgctgcattgttgtgttagcatgctaatgctagcgatctttattatgctgttatcttcacactgcatgtaaatttacctgaaatgagcgtaacacagttaagcagtgagtacagtatgttattcttcttttctctagtccctcaattaaacaacttttatacacgaggggaggagtcagccggccgtcctggcgatgtaaacaaagtgaagataggactctgaaaactctgaaaacatcacagacagtgggactcgggggttacacccattgtagacagtcatgactcacagagttattttcagaggatatacttgatttctattatatttaagtgtgaaaaatcacatataaagcctttaataatacagaatgtttacattaaatactGATAAGAGCACCATTAGTCCATGAACTTAACTCTACTTTTGGTTCTGAACAATCACACCAAAAGATATCAATTTTTAATTCCCATCCAATATTTTAGAATTTAATTTCTAAGAAACATAAGACAAGTTATCGTATTTGTTTCAGTTGAAGTCCATCATGTAGCCGTTaaagtgtaaaatgtattttcaatatgtttttttaaagcatgttaTGGTCATTAAGAATAATTGACCGGCTGCTTAAAATAGAACTGCAGAACTCGGTACTTGAGGTCTTTTGATTAGACGTAATGAAGAATATTGTTGGCTGACTAAATTAGTAACCACAAAatgttgtgattgtgtttggAGAGTCTCCTTCAGTAGTTCATTATGAGCGGTAGAGTACGTGGCTGGGATTTCCATTTTATAATCCTCTCCTCTATTCTGTGGCTTGTCTTGTGTTGACAGGTACCTCTGGAGGAAGGCTTGAACAAAACCATCCAATACTTCAGCAGGGAACTGGAGCACCAGGCCAACAACCAGTACATCCCCAAACCTAAAGCGGCCCGCATGAAGAAAGGAAGACCCCGACACAACTGAGGTCAGGCGTCCAAACACAGACTCTCAAAGAAAGTGAAGGAACTTAAAAAAGACTCCTGAGGAGACCCCAAGAGTGCAACCATCTGAAATACACTGTTGAAGAAAAGCACTCTGGGatattgtgtctttttttttttaaagcagaaacaaCTTGAAAgagatgttgttgtttccttGTATAGGAGCCACAGCTGCACTCTGGGGAAAAGGGAGCTTCAGTGTCGGAGCTTTCTTGTTGGatggacaaaaacagaaatctgaACCCAGcctatcttcttttttttgtgtgaattttTTGCTTCTGCTATTTAAAATCGCAAACGGAGAATCATGCAAAAAGCTTGTGCTGTGAATCAGTGCGTAGTGTTTATTTTAtcagtttcattcatttttgtctCCAGAGATGAGCTACCTggatctgtttttattttttttggagggggggagggtgtttttttccccccctctctggatGTTTTGTGCTCTTATCAGAAGCGTGCCAGACCCCTGCTGGCTGTTCATGCAGcacactggtaaaaaaaaagaaatcctcttGAAAAGACTGTTACAGAATGATTATGTGTTTTATCAGGACGTCATGGTGTTTTCCTTTGTGAAATGTCATGTCAGGATTTTGCATTATCAACCTCAGATGATgctattttaataaaatatttccaATATTTTGTGTATGATCTAATGAgaaaagatgtttgtttatCAATTatacaattaaaacaaacaggagacTTTGACAGAACTAAGCCAtatctttatttagaaaaaaaacagcatcagagTTTAACAGCATTTTATAGAAAtgttatgtctgaaaaacaaactcacttgGAGATCACTCAGTAAAAGAATACTCTGTgtgttatttccatttttatttcctaACATGTGGGGGTCCAGATAAAGCATCGAGACGGGGGTTATACTGTCGGAGCTCTCGGATGATGACGGCTGCACGGCAGGTGTCAAACCAGCAGACCGGACCAGACTGGTGTTAATAGTAGTCGTAGTTGACGTTAGCTCCATATCTGTAAGAGCTGTGGTCTCGTGGGCCCAAGGGGGCGTTTTCGTCATACTGATGCTGACGCCCCTGGTCAGTGGAGCGAGCTTGGTCCATCCAGTACGACAGGTCGGCCTCCAGCCTCTGtatgagagaaaataaacacagaccATGTTGCTTTTTAGAAAATCAGCCGCAACAAGTCCCAAGCTAATAGAAGCAGAGGCAGTTGATAAGGTCTCCTGTAAGAGCGTCATGAGAATAGACATGGTTGAAAGGCACACTTTGAAAAGGCCAATGCTTTCACTGCCCTGGCCTTTTATGGAAGCCGCAGCGAATGGATGCAAATGGATCGCATGCGCAGGGAAAGGCTGAAACGGAAAAACAAACTGTCAAAGATGGTGGCATTAGGGGAtcagttttttctctctctcgttaTCTTTTCCACAATGTCCCTTTTTGAGTTCTACACAACAAGTAACTGACctgaaagaaaactgaaatCAGCTTCGTACAAGGACTTCAATGTGTTTGAAAGAAGTTGTGTATTTTCATGCTGTCAGTTCTGCATTTGTAGTTATTCAAGTCAGTGATGCAGCACAATGTTTAAAACACAATCAGCACAGACTGCAGTCCACATCTTTTCCCTTTTACATTTTGAGGGTCTTCTGCATATCAGAGAAACAGAAGTATACAGGTTGCTTCgggttttctctgtttttttttccaagtgtttgtgtttgtgttgaatttgTCAGGTTTTTTCACCAAGTTTAAAGTcccacaaaaaaacagcaaccgCTCAAGTTTTGAAAAGACCTAAAGTATTATTTATCTggatcacattttttaaagtctttatatgtgatgtttcacacttaaatataatagaaatcaagtatctcctctgaaaataactctctgagtcatgactgtctacaatgggtgtaacacccgagtcccactgtctgtgatgttttcagagttttcagagtcctatcttcagtttgtttacatcgccaggacggccggctgactcctcccctcgtgtataaaagttgtttaattgagggactagagaaaagaagaataacatactgtactcactgcttaactgtgtttctagatcacgctcatttcaggtaaatttacatgcagtgtgaagataccagcataataaagatcactagcattagcatgctaacacaacaatgcagcgagagttgttttggtttcatgctggtgctcaagggcgacatctgctggatgcatataaagcctttaactggatcatatttgatttacagtggcctgaaaaaaaaaaggcaaacatccctaatgtttgaagaaaatattttaaataaatgttttgctAAATCCATATTAGTTCCCAAATTCTGTGCCCAAACACATTTCCCTAAAGAATCCCTTCCCATTTCAATCTAGTGAGAAGAGCTCAGAGAAAACAGACCAAGAAGATATACTTAgaatatacataaaaaaaaaactgtttatgcGTGGAGTATGAAGCTATGAGAAACAGAgaggtttatttttaaattcaaacttACACTTGTGTCAACAAATTACTACAGACATTTTGTAACGGCCAATTAGACATAACCTCTCTGATTTGTCATGTCCAAATCCATTTTCTGTTCACAGTTGGAGCCACTAATTAGCTTGTGAAAAGTTTGTATGATATTTGATTgagcaggaaacagagaaatatTACTCAACATAtagtgacatcatcatcatcatcatcatcatcatcatcatcatcagagttATTTAAGTTTGGTCGTCAAGACTacgacgtgtgtgtgtgtgtgtgtgtgtgtgtgtgtgtgtgtgtgtgtgtgtgtgtgtgtgtgtgtgtgtgtgtgtgtgtgtgtgtgtgtgtgtgtgtgtgtgtgtgtgtgtgtgtgtgtgtgtgtgtgtgtgtgtgtgtgtgtgtgcgcgtgcgtgcgtgtgtgttcccTCCCTCCTCGTGTGCAGATTAATTTCTCACAGGGAGGTAAATCTATGTGCTGTTTGTCATGTTGATCACGTTTCATTTGCAGTCTCGTTGACGACCACACTggagatttttgttttgtgttgttttgttttgggactTGAACCGTccgaaaaaaaacaaacccaaaccCACCTGCTCGTCGTACCCCATGTGCATAAACTGCATAATCCACTGCTGTACATCTGGCCTGCTGCGATCCCAAATGTTCCTCTTGGTTCTGCTCAATTTGGCCAGAAACTCTTGAGCCTTGGAGGAGGGGACGGCGATGGATGACTTTGAGGGGGCGGTACTAACACCTGCCACTGAGtgggtgttgggggggggggtcacaacAGAGCAACAGAATTAagggtcattttttaaatactttatacAATAGTTTTTTTGTAGCATCTTTGTAGTGTGAATTAAAAATGTTACCATCTCTCTTCCCTAAGATCTTGTTCAAGCTGCTCTCGCTGGATACATCTGCGGGAGGAGCGGCAGGAGGGAGATAATGAGCTGCAGGACTAACACCCTTCATGACAGGTTAGTTTAAAGTTTGATCAGTTATTTCAAATTGAACCAGCTGTcattcatttacaaaaaaaaaacacatgcagttCATTTCTCATGACAATATTCCAAGGGGGAGGATGAACATGCTCAAGTTAAACGGGGGCGATGAAGGGATCTGATCTTATTTCTTAGAATGAAGCTGTTTCGTTACTTGTTTTAGTTTAGTAAACAGATggctaaaaaaaactgttttattttgtcaaagctacgtcaaaatcacattttgtcCTGCTCTACTTACTCTGCTGTAATTTTAATGAttagctttaaaggctttaaatgtgatttttcacacttaaatataatagaaatcaagtatatcctctgaaaataactctgtgagtcatgactgtctacaatgggtgtaacacccgagtcccactgtctgtgatgctttcagagttttcagagtcctatcttcactttgtttacatcgcccggacggccggctgactcctcccctcgtgtataaaagttgtttaattgagggactagagaaaagaagaataacatactgtactcactgcttaactgtgtttctagatcacgctcatttcaggtaaatttacatgcagtgtgaagataccagcataataaagatcgctagcattagcatgctaacacaacaatgcagcgcgagttgttttggtttcatgctggtgctcaagggcgacatctgctggatcaaaaaaatcgcatataaagcctttaatatttTACATGCATCACTTTTCCCCCTATTTCATTTCAACTCAACACAGCTGAATGGCTCAATTTATTCTCGGTATTCATTATATATCTAAATGTCAAACTGCAGCATGGGAGCGCTGTTAAGGGGGTGCGTTTCAAACACACACGGTATGCAGCTACTCAGAGGGCAATTTGCATGTAAATATATTTACTACACCGACTTCCTTCCTGCTGCTCGCATCTCACACCGGAGCACTACGTCCGCGTtaagaaacagacaaagtggGCATAATGAGGTGTCTCGCTTCACACAGCTGCTTCAATATCATGATGTTTAACAGACACTTGAGGTGATTGAGCGTTCTCTCAAAGCATTGAAGCCCCTCCATACATCAGGGCCGTGTTTCCTTCAGTCCCCAGGAGACTCgtccatctgttttttttctaagaaaGCTTCTACATGAAGCCCAGGGGTTTATGTATGCTGAATCTGCCTGAGAACTCGACAGCATGTGCCTCAGACTATTCCAGAAATCCAGTCTATGTCTTTACTTTagaacaacacattttcactCTGCTGTTAGAAGGTGAAGGATACGGaagattatttttcaaatcCTGCAGAATGTTTCCTCTGTATACAGCATGCTGTCCTTCACAGATGTAGTATAGGAGTCATTCTTTCTAGAGCATCTAATTgagtttttttcatcttttcaaacaCCCTGCATATTTGAAATTAATCAGCTCATCTGTGCACTTTTAAGCAGGCAATATGCacgctttataaaaaaaatcctgcagtcctTGAGCTATGCTCCTTCTCCTTAGAGGGCTGTGAAGTGAAGGAACCAATTTCAGCTGACAAAACTAAATAGGTGAGTGAGTGGGGGAAGTGATTTTATGAAAAGGATGGCATAGAAAGACCCAGCAGCCCATTCACACAGTAGAGTCACCTATGGACCTAATCATTCTATTAGACTGTGGGGGGGAAGCCTGCATACCTGAAAAACCTAACACAGTGACAAGATG
Encoded proteins:
- the ecrg4a gene encoding augurin-A, with the protein product MASQQLCSRLMGLAVLLTLLALKDVSSESSLNKILGKRDVAGVSTAPSKSSIAVPSSKAQEFLAKLSRTKRNIWDRSRPDVQQWIMQFMHMGYDEQRLEADLSYWMDQARSTDQGRQHQYDENAPLGPRDHSSYRYGANVNYDYY